Proteins found in one Zea mays cultivar B73 chromosome 1, Zm-B73-REFERENCE-NAM-5.0, whole genome shotgun sequence genomic segment:
- the LOC103631862 gene encoding calmodulin-binding transcription activator 2 isoform X3, giving the protein MGIAALLLVGGKSTSRIRGHDDMLQAARTDSPLSQLPSQTTEGGNSLSGQASEYEETESADIYSGGAGYHPFSWTQHHENGGGPVIGTSIPSSYVPALPLGNLQGFPATVTNTDIYSRQDALPVTLNEPGLAIEFNGADNQLDPSSLNGLVKPFLQMSTPQSTVPSELFPFTEEHGNESFTFHEVYSNGLSIKDAEIVGTNEESVWKLPGAISSIPSEDSFQQNDRSLEETISYPLLKTRSSNLSEMLKDSFKKSDSFTRWMSKALGEVDSQIKSSSGVYWNSEETNNIIETSSCDQLDQCTIDPVLAQEQLFSIVDFSPSWTYAGSKTRVLINGKFLNSAELKRCKWSCMFGEVEVPAEISADGILRCYSPSHKPGRVPFYVTCTNRLACSEIREFEFRPSVTQYMDAPSPHGATNKTYLQMRLDNLLSLGHNEYQATVSNPTKEMVDLSKKISSLMTDNDSWSQLLKLASDNEPVTDDDQDEFFEKHLKEKLHIWLVHKASDGGKGPNVLDDEGQGVLHLAAALGYDWVIRPAVSAGVNINFRDAHGWTALHWAAFCGRERTVVALIALGAAPGALTDPTPIFPTGSTPADLASANGYKGISGFLAESSLTSHLQTLDLKEGKGSNPPEISGLPGIGDVTERRASPLAGEGLQAGSMGDSLGAIRNAAQAAARIYQVFRVQSFQRKQAVQYEDDNGAVSDDRAISLLSVKPSKPVQLDPLHAAATRIQNKYRGWKGRKEFLLIRQRIVKIQAHVRGHQVRKHYRKIIWSVGIVEKIILRWRRKGAGLRGFRSTEGATVGSSSNLIQNKPEDDYDFLQQGRKQTEERLQKALARVKSMAQYPDARDQYQRILTVVTKIQESKAMQEKMLEESTEMDEGFFMSDFKELWDDDIPMPSWS; this is encoded by the exons GGCGGTAAATCAACTTCTCGTATTAGAGGACATGATGATATGCTTCAAGCTGCTCGTACGGATAGCCCTTTAAGCCAGTTGCCTTCACAAACTACAGAGGGTGGAAACTCTCTTAGCGGACAAGCCTCAGAATACGAGGAAACAGAATCAG CAGATATATATTCAGGAGGAGCCGGATACCACCCTTTCTCTTGGACGCAGCACCATGAAAATGGAGGTGGACCTGTGATTGGCACTTCTATCCCAAGCTCCTACGTTCCTGCACTGCCTCTAG GTAACCTTCAAGGTTTCCCAGCTACAGTGACTAATACAGACATTTATTCTCGTCAAGATGCCTTACCAGTTACTCTTAATGAGCCTGGACTTGCAATTGAATTCAATGGAGCAGATAATCAGTTGGATCCATCATCATTGAATGGCCTTGTTAAACCTTTCCTCCAAATGTCCACACCTCAAAGTACTGTTCCCTCAGAATTATTTCCTTTCACTGAAGAACATGGAAATGAATCCTTCACATTTCATGAAGTATATAGTAATGGATTGAGTATCAAGGATGCAGAGATTGTAGGCACCAATGAAGAATCAGTATGGAAG CTACCTGGTGCTATCAGCTCAATTCCTTCAGAGGACAGTTTCCAGCAAAATGATAGATCGTTGGAGGAAACTATTAGTTACCCTCTCTTGAAAACTCGCTCGTCTAATCTTTCTGAAATGCTGAAGGACAGCTTTAAGAAAAGTGATAGTTTCACGAGATGGATGAGCAAAGCACTTGGTGAAGTAGATTCCCAAATTAAGTCCAGTTCTGGAGTGTATTGGAACAGTGAAGAGACCAATAATATCATTGAAACATCAAGTTGTGATCAGTTGGATCAATGTACTATTGACCCAGTGCTCGCACAAGAGCAGCTGTTCAGTATAGTTGATTTTTCTCCAAGCTGGACATATGCGGGCTCCAAGACTAGG GTTCTCATTAACGGTAAATTCTTAAATTCTGCTGAGCTTAAAAGATGCAAGTGGTCATGTATGTTTGGTGAGGTCGAAGTTCCAGCAGAGATTTCAGCTGATGGGATTCTCAGATGTTATTCTCCGTCACACAAACCTGGCAGGGTTCCTTTTTATGTCACATGTACCAACAGGTTGGCCTGCAGCGAAATCCGAGAGTTTGAGTTCCGGCCAAGTGTTACTCAATACATGGATGCCCCAAGTCCACATGGTGCTACAAACAAAACATATCTCCAGATGCGTCTTGATAACCTGCTGTCTTTGGGACACAATGAGTACCAGGCAACGGTATCTAACCCCACTAAGGAGATGGTTGATTTGAGCAAGAAGATAAGCTCATTGATGACAGACAATGATTCCTGGTCGCAGTTGCTAAAATTGGCTAGTGATAATGAGCCTGTCACTGATGATGATCAGGATGAGTTCTTTGAAAAGCACTTAAAGGAAAAATTGCATATCTGGCTTGTCCACAAAGCAAGCGATGGTGGCAAAGGCCCCAATGTGTTAGATGACGAAGGGCAAGGTGTACTTCATCTGGCAGCTGCCCTAGGTTATGATTGGGTGATAAGGCCAGCAGTTTCTGCTGGTGTGAATATAAATTTCAgagatgctcatggatggactgcACTCCATTGGGCTGCATTTTGTGGCAG AGAGCGAACAGTTGTTGCACTTATCGCACTTGGTGCGGCTCCTGGAGCTTTGACAGACCCAACGCCAATTTTCCCTACAGGAAGCACACCAGCTGATCTGGCATCAGCTAATGGATACAAGGGGATCTCTGGTTTCTTGGCCGAGTCTTCTTTAACAAGTCATCTTCAGACCCTCGATCTTAAGGAAGGCAAGGGGAGCAATCCGCCAGAAATATCCGGTCTGCCTGGTATTGGAGATGTTACTGAAAGAAGAGCATCACCATTAGCAGGTGAAGGTCTTCAAGCTGGATCCATGGGAGATTCACTAGGTGCTATTCGAAATGCTGCCCAAGCTGCCGCTCGTATATATCAAGTTTTCAGGGTGCAGTCTTTCCAGAGAAAGCAAGCAGTTCAGTATGAGGATGACAATGGTGCAGTATCAGATGACCGTGCCATATCACTCTTATCTGTTAAACCATCTAAACCTGTACAGCTCGATCCCCTGCATGCTGCTGCAACTCGAATACAGAACAAGTACCGTGGATGGAAGGGAAGAAAGGAATTTCTACTTATCAGACAGCGCATTGTCAAGATCCAG GCTCATGTGCGAGGTCACCAAGTGAGGAAGCATTATCGTAAAATCATTTGGTCTGTTGGAATAGTGGAGAAGATCATATTGCGTTGGAGGCGAAAAGGGGCCGGGTTGCGTGGATTTCGGTCTACAGAAGGTGCAACGGTGGGCAGCAGTAGTAATTTGATCCAAAATAAACCTGAGGATGATTATGATTTCTTACAACAAGGACGGAAACAAACCGAAGAAAGGCTGCAGAAAGCTCTTGCCAGAGTGAAGTCGATGGCTCAGTACCCAGACGCTCGGGATCAGTATCAAAGGATTCTGACTGTTGTGACTAAAATCCAAGAATCGAAG GCCATGCAAGAAAAGATGCTCGAGGAGTCGACCGAGATGGACGAAGGCTTCTTTATGAGCGACTTCAAAGAGCTATGGGATGACGACATACCAATGCCTTCTTGGTCATAG